In a single window of the Patescibacteria group bacterium genome:
- the ftsA gene encoding cell division protein FtsA has product MARDRVIVGIDIGTSKIATLIGSISQASEGESGVNVIGVSTVPSRGLRKGQVVDIEEATQAITESLEAAERMAGYSVSTAFISVGGNHIASQNSHGVVAVAEPDKEITFQDIDRVVEAAKAVSLPSSREILHVLPRGFVVDSQEGIKDPIGMTGVRLEVDTHLITGGSTALRNLAKCVSEVGVNVESLVFAGLAAAEAVVTETEKELGVVMIDIGGGTTDICLYVEGSLAYSSVIPIGAKNITNDLAIGLRVSLESAEKIKLVLGEKPKQITTVEDKERKEEDEVDLSSLGLTEDVRRVSRKTLIEGIIKPRLNEIFTMVSLEIKKSGFAGLTPGGIVLAGGGAQTIGVVEAAKRNLAMPVRVGVPTGVRGLVDEIMISSFATGIGLLHYGAKNSTGGEKKFSSMTRIFDKIPVKGAAGKVMDLIKSFLP; this is encoded by the coding sequence ATGGCTAGAGACAGAGTCATTGTTGGTATTGATATCGGGACCAGTAAAATAGCGACCTTGATTGGATCAATTTCTCAAGCTTCGGAAGGCGAATCAGGCGTTAACGTGATCGGCGTTTCCACTGTTCCCAGTCGTGGACTTCGTAAGGGACAGGTTGTAGATATTGAAGAAGCCACCCAGGCGATTACCGAAAGTCTCGAGGCGGCAGAAAGAATGGCCGGCTACTCGGTTTCGACGGCTTTTATTTCGGTCGGAGGAAATCACATTGCTTCACAAAATTCGCATGGGGTGGTGGCGGTCGCCGAACCTGACAAAGAGATCACCTTTCAAGATATTGACAGAGTTGTTGAGGCCGCCAAAGCCGTCTCTTTACCCTCCTCAAGAGAGATTCTTCATGTTTTACCGCGCGGGTTTGTGGTTGATTCGCAAGAGGGCATTAAAGATCCGATTGGCATGACCGGGGTTCGGCTTGAGGTTGATACCCATCTTATTACCGGCGGTTCAACGGCTTTAAGAAATTTAGCCAAATGTGTTTCTGAAGTGGGAGTTAATGTTGAGAGTTTAGTTTTTGCAGGACTGGCCGCCGCCGAGGCGGTCGTCACCGAGACGGAAAAAGAATTGGGCGTTGTGATGATTGATATCGGTGGCGGGACAACGGATATTTGTCTTTACGTTGAGGGTTCTTTGGCCTATTCTTCAGTTATTCCCATTGGCGCCAAAAACATTACCAACGATTTAGCCATTGGTTTAAGAGTTTCTCTTGAGTCAGCCGAAAAAATTAAATTAGTTTTAGGAGAGAAACCGAAACAAATTACCACCGTCGAGGATAAGGAAAGGAAAGAAGAAGACGAAGTTGACCTTTCTTCTTTAGGTTTGACCGAAGATGTGCGTCGTGTCTCCAGAAAAACGTTGATTGAGGGAATTATCAAGCCGCGGTTAAACGAAATTTTTACCATGGTGAGTTTGGAGATTAAAAAAAGCGGGTTTGCGGGTTTAACTCCGGGCGGTATTGTTTTGGCCGGCGGCGGAGCCCAGACGATTGGGGTCGTCGAGGCGGCCAAACGGAATTTGGCGATGCCCGTTCGTGTCGGTGTGCCGACAGGTGTTCGGGGATTGGTGGACGAAATCATGATCTCTTCTTTTGCGACCGGCATCGGTTTATTACATTATGGTGCGAAAAATTCGACAGGCGGAGAAAAGAAATTCAGCTCAATGACGCGAATTTTTGACAAAATCCCCGTTAAAGGCGCGGCGGGTAAGGTTATGGATCTGATTAAATCCTTTCTGCCTTAA
- a CDS encoding FtsQ-type POTRA domain-containing protein → MLRRSTRYLRKILFLLIFLSLVIALSFFLLKSEVFLIKNVIVTTDYNVKANPEIIKILEKTQKQNFFLLKPEEIAGKIKTQDLKIEEVKISREFPGKLFVKIQTRLALAAVKTQDGYFFIDKEGLIFEHGKESGAIPTLNLGLQNPKVGSRIDGKEEIVFKILAFLKGKEEIVFITKEADYYFLQLTEGLSVLFPGKDETQEKLDSLQMMLTRFKIEGKRPIKIDLRFAKPVFSF, encoded by the coding sequence ATGCTTCGTAGATCAACGAGATATCTTCGGAAAATTCTTTTCCTTTTAATTTTCCTGTCTTTGGTAATTGCCCTTTCTTTCTTTCTTTTAAAATCAGAAGTTTTCCTGATAAAAAATGTTATCGTGACGACGGATTATAACGTTAAGGCGAATCCTGAAATCATTAAAATCTTAGAAAAAACCCAAAAACAAAATTTTTTTCTTCTCAAGCCTGAAGAAATCGCCGGAAAAATAAAAACCCAGGACTTAAAAATCGAGGAAGTTAAAATCAGCCGAGAATTTCCGGGAAAGCTTTTCGTTAAGATTCAAACGCGTTTGGCCTTGGCTGCCGTTAAAACTCAAGACGGTTATTTTTTTATCGACAAAGAAGGATTGATTTTTGAACATGGAAAAGAATCAGGAGCGATCCCTACTCTTAATTTAGGTTTGCAAAACCCCAAGGTTGGTAGTAGGATAGATGGGAAAGAAGAAATTGTTTTTAAAATTCTTGCCTTCCTTAAAGGGAAAGAAGAAATTGTTTTTATCACCAAAGAGGCCGATTATTATTTTTTACAATTAACCGAAGGTTTGTCTGTTCTTTTTCCCGGAAAAGATGAAACTCAAGAGAAGCTTGATTCTTTACAAATGATGTTGACTCGTTTTAAAATAGAAGGTAAGAGGCCAATAAAAATTGACTTAAGATTTGCTAAACCTGTTTTTTCTTTTTAA